In Zingiber officinale cultivar Zhangliang chromosome 1A, Zo_v1.1, whole genome shotgun sequence, the DNA window ACTAAAGCAATGACGAGAATCGTCGATCAGGTCAGAAAGAAACCTAATGTTTCAGAAAGGCGACCGGAAAGATAGAGCGTCCTCAAAATCCTAACTTTGTGCGGCGCCAGTGCCTGCGCTTGGCGTTATACCTAGAAACCGGATTTCAAAAAAGAGATGAAAATTGAGGAAACTATCGATTAAAACaaagagagaagagaaggaaaggcAAGAACCTGATGGTGTTGTCCGTCCTCAAGCGGATCCAGTGGGGGATGGGGCGATTCTGGCGCATCTTCTTCGCCAGCTTCTGTTTGATCTTGAACGTCTTGTGCGACGGCTGCAAGAAACGA includes these proteins:
- the LOC122030149 gene encoding 60S ribosomal protein L39-like — encoded protein: MPSHKTFKIKQKLAKKMRQNRPIPHWIRLRTDNTIRYNAKRRHWRRTKLGF